The region ATCTTTGTAGCTGCTAATCTCCTAGTAATACgttgaaatgtggatgacctcggtacattTGTAATCAAGTTTGTTCGAGCAAGTTtccatctttttctttttttttaaatggacgTCTCAGTCTTTTCTCTGTAACTCTACGCGGTTCTCGGTcacgtctatgtcgatgcaCACGCACATCACtactaaagtaaacaaacttttgccaTATCGAGACTTGTATTTCTCCTATGGAATTGAGTGTTTGTTATCATTGACAATCACAGATAATTGTACAGCGTTTTAAACTACATCACAATTATTTTCTAAGAGCTGATTATAGTCTCCACAGATGatatcaaatcttgtaaaactggatcataactaaatacacaagATTGCAATGAAgacgatcgctaatatggctagttgAACAAACGATATAAGACCATTACAAGGAAACACACtgtttaataataaaaacacttatcttcagagtcaatggtacactgagcgtgtggctatttgttcgctgtgaaaatggtacaagcgtgagggtatttgttcgctgtgccaatATTTTTActttccaatatggcgtctgtcTTGCTTgtcgagttattttctttgtagctgtcatcttcagagtagttctcaataaagtACCCGCTTATTAAAGGATTTATATTTTGACTAGTACCGCTTTTAGTGCTTCCGTCCATTTCAGTTAAATTTGAGTACATTtgatcttcagtaatccaagCAATGAAGTCCACAACAAAACAGTGCTCTCGATGGAGTAATGCTTTGCATTTTGGActacgtggtttgctttaaCCGAtctgtaaacagcgccacgcctcttctattgtgcattggccaatcacaacaccGCCACGTGCGGTTCGTGTATGAACTTCGGAAGAGGATTCACGCTGCGCTGCTTTCTTCCCCAGGACATAATATTCCCTTCCTTACTTTACGTTACCAAAGGACTTCATGTATGGAGACAGTCAAAATCGTCAACCTTTCAATCTGTTACCATAAATGCAAGATCACAAACTGTCGTGACGCTAAGGCCAGGTTCAGACGCCGCTCCACTCATGTGCCGAACTTAACTGAGGAATTAAGTACGGCAAAAGAGCGGCGTCTGAATCAGTTTGGTACGGCAGTTTTAATTTGCTGCGACGAAAACGTTAGGTTCGACGGGGTCTGTCGCATTATTAAACATTGGAGCGGCAGGTGATTCATGCCTTCAAACAACGCTTCGGCATAGCATTTAACTCTCAAAAGCACATAATGTCCCAAACAAGAACACATATATGAAGCATCATAGATAAAATAAAGTCTTTTACTCAGCTTTTTAGAGAGTTGAACGTTTCACATTTCCCGTCATTTTGGCGGTCGGTGAGCGGGCCGCACTAGTCCACGAGAACACCTCTTACAATTCGCTGGCAGAATTTTGTTCTTAGCAACAGCCTTGTAGTTAAGAAGGACCCCAAACAGCTTCTTCATAAAGGTCTATCCATATAAATGTGTGGATGAGCTAAAAACTTTTGAAGTCTCGCTTTATGTCATTTACGTATGTGGGAAATGGTGGTTGTCGTGAAGGCTTGGATATAGCTTAAACTCATTGGTAGAAAAAAATATCTAGCAgatttcagttgctgattcgaTAGCTTAGTGGTTAATTCATGAGAGGAGTACCTTCGGACGTCCAATTGTGcgcaggttcgaatccttgGAGCGTCATGAAAAGTTGTGGAAGCTCAAGGTAAGTGGCATAGTCCGTTGGTGGTAATGTAAGGACAGTGGGGAAGAAGGGAAGGAAAGGGAGAAACGGTAAGTGGAAGATAAACGGAAGGTAAGGGAAAGATGGGGGAGCAATTTAATCAAGGTgtccttcttttttttccttttttttttctctttatccTTCCTGAAAATCCAGTGTATTATTACATCCctaaaaataaaagggaaaacCTTTTTATTCCCCCTGAAAATCCAAGTTTATTATTACatccccaaaaaaaaagaaaaaagggaaagcCCTCTCTTAGACAGCATTGTAGGCAAAGTATACGCACAAGTTGTCCTAGCACGCCTACAACAACTGGGAGAGCATGTCTACCCCGAGTCCCAGTGCGGCTTTCGAGCAGAGCGTTCCACGGTGGACATGATGTTCTCCCTTCGACAACTGCAGGAAAAGTGCAGAGAACAACAAAAGCCTCTGTAGATCGCCTTCATTGACCTCACCAAAGCGTTTGACCCGGTCAACAGGGAAGAGCTCTTCCGTATCCTGGTGAAAATTGGATGCCCCCCCAAAACTACACAGCAAGTTCAGGTCCTTCCACGACAGCATAAAGGCGACAGTGCAATACGAAGGCAGCATGTCTGAGCCCTTTGACATCAAGAGCGGTGGGAAACATGGCTGCCTTCTGGCGTCCACCCTCTTCGGGATCATTTTTTTTCATGCTTCTGAAGCATGCATTTGGGACTTTCACAGAAGGACTGTACCTGCACACGATATCAGCCTTGCCAGACTGAGAGCAAAGACCAAAGTACGTGAGATCACCATCAGAAACCTGCTCTTCGCTGATGACGCTGCCCTCACTTCACATACAGAGCAAGAGCTTCAGGAATAAATGAACAGGTTTTCTCAAACCTGCAAAGTTTTTGGGCTCACGATCAGCCTGAGAAAAACCAACGTGCTAGCCCAGGGTGTGGAAACGCCATCTGTCACCACCATCCACAGCTAAAAACTCTGCGTTGTACACCAGTTCACCTACCTTGGGTCCACAGTCAGCGACAACTTATCCCTCCCAACACATCGGGAGGGCCGCAACAACACACGATCTCAAACAAATTCTGCTGAGGAAACAATATCCAGCTGAGATCATTGATTACGGTGTAAACAAGGCCCTCACCCAAACAACGGAGGAGTTAAGAAGGGAGAGAGAAAGCTACCGAAGATAACCTCCTTTGCCTGGTAACAACTTACAATCCCCAAGTATTCCAGCTGGTCAGGAAAACACTCCCCATGTTGAACTATAACTCCTCATTAAAATCAATTATGAGCAAGACTAAAGTTATTCACAGTCAGCTACAACCCAGAAACCTTAAAAGGATGCTAACAAACTCCTATTTCTCCAGCCAAAAGGACACTGATCCGGAAGTTAAAATTTGTGCGGAACATGCTCCTATTTAAAACAGGGTAGAGAATTTACCTTCTTCGCCACGAATGAAACATTTCGGATAAAACACCCGATGAACTGCACCTCTACGAACTTGATATATACATGTGCAGGATGTGGACATAATTATATAGGAGAAACGGGTGATGTCCTCAGAAATAGAGTGACAGTGCATAAACAACAAATTAGAGACCCGCACACACGTATGCTGGAAGTCAGCAAGCATATTTATGAATGTGCAGCGGGATTGACTCCTCAGTTCACTATCTTTCCGTTTTACAAGATTCTCAGCCCCTCCAAGGGCATGAGAAAGAACAAAGAgaggttttttattttgaaatataaacccgttcttaatgatttgaaattacgtTAATTGCTCGCGCGCGCCTTGAATTACAAAAGCCATTATAATTGGAATTAGAATTACatctgtgacgtaataagttaaTAAACACACTAgcgcaaaagcaaagaaaaggaagactttcgtttttcattgattttgataTCTTCACTCGACACAGAAGTTtaccgtatatatatatatatacatatatttagtaaaatccaactagtggtctattatcaatgctgcgttctgattggttgagctactagtaggctatttgttatagcccactagtagcgaaaagcgccggctttgaaaaccaaaacaacaattaaagtctagctttaaatagcgaaaaatgttttgtctcgatatttttttgaccaactagttggattttactaaaacaattattcctctcgccctcatggcctctgagtcaatagcccattcggccttcggcctcatgggctattgactcagagcccattcgggctcgaggaataattgttaaatattttgtttttttttttttgttttttttttgctagagGTCTAATCAACCTCATCAATCCCCAGATTAAATAaagcttcattcattcattcattcattcactgcACAGCCTGAGTAAATGATATGAACACATAAACAAGAAGCCCATGTggtctgttctgttgtaaagcacgcaggaagcggatagagcacgaaagaagtgtaagGGAAACACGTAGTCAGGTGTCTTCCCTACTTCTTGATTGGTTTATCCGCtccctaagtgctttacaacagaataTATCACAGGCGACGCTTATCTATTTGCTTTATAATAACAAATTTCTTAATTTCCTCACGTATTCGGCTAAAATTTTTCTACGAAAATAAAGTACGCTAAAATAGACCAATCACAATTCTTGTTAGAATGgttcaaaacattttattaGTTAAAAGCGACCAAAGCTGTCAAAATGTCGAACCATCAAAGTTGAGGAACCATCGAAAGCAAGTTTAAAGCAAACTAACAGTTGATTCAAGTATTTTTTGTCTGAAGGCCCGTTTAAAAGGTTTCGATATTTGCTTGAACATGCAGTCAAAACtctgttgaaccaaatgttcagTGCTTTAGAACgggtcgtccaacattgttgaacgataaaaaatgttgaaagcttcttgaaagcgtgttgaatcaagtttaagtCGGTTTAAACTTTTATTCAACgtcgattcaacttttcctttgttctcgaaaatgttaAATGGTGTTGAAGCCgtttgaacactctgttcaacaattgtaAAACACAAGCATGCGCACATCAGGACGCAAATCAACAAATCAATATAGCGGCACGTAGTTTATCTAGACGAAAGAGTCTGGTTCCTAGTTCTcagttcctcgcaatcaaatttcgcgaaagtgttggttcttttctTGCCGTAATGTTGGAATcgtttgaacggcctccgcaaaactttgtttttgtgttcaacATTTGCTCAAAGTCCGTGAACGAATGTTGGTGCCGAATTTTCGCTCataaaaacctgaaaaattggaaaacaaGGCGCTTAATGCATGTGGCTGGTTTGGCTGGTAAACAAACTGCTGCTGCGTTCGGACCGTTTGTTGTGCTGTATGAATGAACTACAGTCGAATTTATGGGAAGAAGATCCCCAAAACAGATTACAGGCGAagcttgtttatttgttttacatTGTAATAAAGATTTGTTTAATTTCATCACGTATTAAGCTAAAAAAAACGTTATTCTCCAAATCCTACGAGTGGCATCATCCGTGCATTTTTATTCTCAGAAAGGACGCTGTTTTAACCATTCAGAGTGCGCGTTGTAtcgaaactttattataactTTTCCTGTAGTTTGGTGCCCTCTACTTGTTAAATAtttaattcttggttttcattcaCGTGACTTCTACTATGACGACGGTTGctatccgccatgttggagctcATCCACATGTAAACAAATGCCCTTCGATGTGAGATTGTAGTGGAATGTTGAGATGGTTCTCTGCGTTATTCCTGGCTGTGGGAGTAGAACTGGTCGAGATAAAGGAGTAGGATTTTATCGTATACCAACAGTGGTTACTAATAAAGGAGAGTTTGAGGAAAAGCTAACTAAAGAGCGGAGAAAAGAGTGGATCAAAGCGATTAGTCGCGGCGATACGGAGGAAAAGCAAGTTCTTGAAAGCGAACGTGTGTGTGGCAAACATTTTGTCAGTGGAAAGCCAGCTCCTTATTGGAATAGATACCATGAGGATTGGATACCGACTTTAAATCTCGGAAAGAAGAAATATGGCCCTGAAGTCGATTTTAAAACCAATGCACAGAGAAGCGAGAGAGCAAAGAAGCGAGAACAGCTTGCAATCGCTCGCCAAGAACGTGAAGTGGCAGAGAAGCGGCAAAAGCTTAATGAAAGCAGCCTTCCTGTTTCTGAGATTGACTTTGGCGAGCCAAGCACTTCGACTGAACAAATTCAAAACGAAGAGACCCTAAGATCTGGCGCTGAAACATTTTCTGTGACTCAAACCGAAGAGCTTTGCGAAGGTGAAGAAATCGCATCGGAAGTAGGTGTAAAGGACGCCGAATGCCAAACGATTAACACTGACACAAAGGAGGGATGGTGTCAGACCGCGGAGTTTGAATATATGTTTCAGAAAAACAAGTACCAAGCACCGGGTAAAGATTTCTTTGATTCGGATAATAAAGTCCGTTTTTACACAGGCCTCCCTTCAATGGAAGTGCTGATGGTTGTCTTCGACCATGTTTCCCCACATGTGACTCGACAAACACAGTCTCTGGATCGATTTCAGGAGTTTATGATTGTACTCATGAAACTACGGTTAAATGCACCGCTACAAGATCTTGCCTACCGATTTTCTGTGTCGGTGTCCACCATTTCAAGAGTATTTCACCTTTGGATTCAGGTGATGGATTCGAGATTATTTCGGTTTGTTTACTGGCCAAACAGAGACCAACTTTGGAAGACCATGCCCCAGTGCTTTCAGTATGCATTCGGGAAGAAAACCACTGTGATTATTGACTGCTTCGAAGTATTCATTGAAAAACCATCTAATTTGCTGGCCAGAGCACAGACTTTCTCAAGCTACAAAAATCACAATACCATCAAGGTCCTAGTAGGGATAACTCCACAGGGAACTATTTCTTATGTTTCAGAAGCCTGGGGAGGTCGTGTCTCAGATAAGTTTTTAACTGAGAACTGCGGTTTTCTGGAAAATCTTATCCCAGGGGATATGGTTATGGCAGATAGAGGATTCACCATCACCGAATCTGTTGGATTGAGGCAAGCAAAGCTTGTAATCCCAGCTTTCACAAGGGGAAAGGCTCAGCTAGACCCAGTGGATGTGGAGGAGACAAGAGGCATAGCCAATGTTAGAATCCATGTGGAACGTGTTATTGGGCTACTTAGACGAAAGTATACCATTTTGGAAGGAACTCTGCCAACTGACTTTCTGATTTGTAATCATGAAAACTATGACCGTCGCATTCCATTGGTGGATCACATGATAAGAGTTTGTGCTGCTCTTGTTAACTTTTGTCCTCCAATTGTCCTATTTGATTGAATTTGatgtcatacatgtattttgtattCATAACCACCTCCTCCCTCCAATGGAAGCTTGGTTTAATTCGTGGCCCACCCCTTTGGATTGTATGCATATATTAGTACATTAAATGGGCCTTAACCCCTAGAAATGATGAAGTAAGGCCACATATTAAAAATAATCCAGTCACCTTCCATTTTTGAAGAACtggtattttcttttcttgggAAATTGCTACTgatataataggccattttcgatatattaaatattcagcttgaaagtgaggcagtgaggacaaagaaaatagaaacacgtgggaattaatgtgaaaaaatatttacatatcatccactttcctttgtctttgtcctcacttactcgctatcaagctgaattttaatatattgaaaacgGCCTATTAATAATGATGTATAAACCCAGTTCACTGTAAAGGTAACAGGGCTTTAATGTACCTAAGAATGTGTATAtatctcttttgtttttattgtggATTGTTGTTGTCCTGCTTTCAAGGGGGCAGGTTAAGATCACAGATTTCATGAACTGTAAAGTAAAATACATTCAGCTATGCTACTTTCAGAAACAAGAACATAATAAATTTTAGGGGTGGATCATTTTATATCTATAAACTTCGAATCTATCTGCAATCTATTTAAATCTTAGTATAAACTTCAACTAGAAAGAGCCTTGTGTGATTGATTGCATATTTAAATTATTTCATAGCTTTTATTTTAAGCAGTATAGTGCTTGTTATTGGACCAAAGTGACTGTGTTTACTAGCCCCTGGATTTCTGTTGTCTTCCTCAAACAACAcaagctttttttttgtaattaaagATTGCCTTAGACTGCTGCTCCTAAGCCACCCTGCGCTAAGGCTGTTGGAAAGTTTGTGCAacacatttaataattattgttattcagagtttcatgcttcaTTGAAAGCAATGAGTAGCAATTGAATGTCTGGAACCATCTAGCTCTTcaactctttttccttttcatgtTTAAGTGTTActcgaaacaataaaatgtTATTGTGTGATACATGTCTGATacagttttctgttttttttccctttgaacTGTGAGAAAAGTATCTGCAGAGTCTCTGCATttaaaatgaaggaaacaagCTCATTCTTCCATTTCTAAGACATGCAGCTAGATGAGACCTCATTCTCAATACATCAAAATTAGCAAATGTTGGATCTTCTCCAAAGACTAGGCAGGTAGagaatgcaattgcaaaaaccCCACAGTCACTGCCATTTCTTTGTTGCTGCACTGGCATAGGATTGAGAACTTCCAATCTCCCCCCTAGCAAATCATTTGCCTGTTCCTCTATTTCCTGGCTTAAAACAGAGTCATAAAGGCTGTCATAGAGGTTGACATGTCCTGGCAGACATCCAACTGAGCTGATACACACCCAGTGGCTGTTACCGGTATGTAGAATTTGCACAAATTCACTACTGACAACGTCAAAATTTCTAACTGGACCAAGTGTAGGCCGCTGAAAGCCATCAATTGCCGTATTCTCAAGCTGTAGCAAAACTTGAGCTTGCTGAATAATATCACAATCTAGCCATCCAGTAGGACTAGTAATTAAATCAAAATGGGAGTCTGTCATCTTTGCAAAAGCACCAGTCTTATCAGTTTCACCCGGACAAACTTTGGTGATAGCAATGTCAATATCATCATCACTACTACTGGAATCTGATGAAGAAGAACAAGTGGTAGCTGGGACAGGGAAACCTTTTTTGCATTCAGAACATTTCCAAGTTGTTTTGTGGTTGTTAGGCATTcttttcaaatgtaaacaaggCAGGTGaaaaaactttccatttttgCAGCATTCTCCATGCCACTCTACTAACTTGTCTGTGGGGAAGGGCTTTGACTTGCAGATACAGATGCTGTCACACTTCATAGCTGCTTGATTTAATGCAGCATATGATACCTTTCTAGTACCTCCTCTCTTCTTAAATTGAGGAAGTCTGCAACAGTGAGGGCAGTACCATGTCTTCGGCATTTTCACAGAAGTAAGAGATAGACAGGAAGGGTGAAACTCACTATAAGGGCAGTCCTCATTACTGCATAAAATGCTCTGTACGTCTCTTTTCATTCGACAGAAACAAATGGCATCCTTGTCTGGTAGTTTAACTGGCACTGTGCAACGTCGAGTATACCATCGCCCTAAAATCTCAGGAAGAATGCATATTGTCCAAAATATTTCCAGTTTAGGTAGCACACGGTCCCAATGTTCAACATCAGGGTATATGCGTAGCACTACTAAATgaatgttcttcattttatcaATAGCATACACCACAAAGTCACAATATTTGACATTTGGCACTGAGAAGAGTTGTTGCTGTGCTTGAAAGTAGTAGGCATGAGTTTTCTTTAGTCGGTATTGGCCATTTACTTTTTCTAGGCAGGAATTCTTTCGCTGAATATAGTCGTCAAAATTTCCATCTTTGATGATGAAAGGGCACTTCACTTCCCCACACCCATTCCCGCAACAGCTACAGGACACAAGGAAATCAGGTGTGGCATGAAGAAATGCTTTCCCTTTGTTTATGAATAATCCACACTTCTTTACCTCTAAGTCTGCATGGTTTGCTTTGACAGCCGCTTCATATGCCTTTATGGCATCACTCTCGTGCTTTTGACCATGTCTGACTGCTTTAGTGTTGACCTTATAAAGGCTTGGGTAACAAATTGTCCTAATCAAAGACTGAGAGGGTTGTGCAAGGTTTGTGTGAAATACTGCACTACTAACAGATGCGCCAATTCTGCCAGCACGATGTCTAAAAAATCCTGAACCGTTTGCCTGGGTTCGTGAGTTGATTTCCACTTTGTTTATGTGGGCCTCCGAAATATTTAATGTGATGTTAGTACACAATTTAAGTAGCTCCGGGTACTGAAGGTCAAGATTTTTAGTCTGAAATAAGTCTGAAATGCTTGGTAGTGTGCGGCTTTCATCGATAAACTGATTGGCATAAGGATCAATCAAGCTTAAGGCCACAGCTTTGTTGCTACACTTATTCAGTTTGGCATAGACCTCCTCCATTTCTCTATCTGATGGCGGAGTAGAACCAAAATGTTGTTCACGGGGTTGTTCTATGgtagttgttttcttttcctcccCAGCATTTGGAGGTAATGACTCAATTTTGCGATCCAATATTGTTTTTAGCTTTTGGGCAGACGAAAAATCGATATCCTTTGCTCTTGCGTATGGTACTTCGTTCACGTACGTTGGTAAAACCCACGTGCATTTCACTTGCGTACAGGCGAGCTTTCCTTGGATCCGTGTTATGGCTTCGATGTAAAACAGAGCACTCGCTACATGGGAGCAGGTTTCGCCTAGTCCTGCTTTGCAATCTAAACAATGCGCCGATACAATGGTTCCATCTTTCTCTGTGATGATCCAAATATTCACTAGGGGATCTCTCATGCTCTGCGAATGTCGCACTTTAGCCACTACAACAAACTTGTCCGCGATTTCCTTTCCATTAACTGACGCGACAAATCCAGAAACCATTTGATTATAAGCCTGCAGACTTTTGAAAGCCTTAAATTGCTTATTAGTGTAATGGCTCGTCTCTAGAACCAAGTACGAGAGCAAGTCGGAGACTTCTATTGGAGGCAAACATTCTGGACTCAACTGCTCGCTAGGTAAAGCCGCCGGATCTACTCCCACCACAGAAATCTTCTTCAAATACCGTTCTTTTATATGGTTTTCTAGGCCCTTAGCATAGCTTGAAAGCACTGGTATCCTTTGCAAAATATCCTCTGGAGATTCTGGGTTCTGGCCTTTAAATTCATCCATTAAAACTTGAATTAATTACACGCGAACGCTTCGTCCTCCATAGAAATGGCTTATATTTGCATACGATATGAGCCTAACatgggctccaacatggcgggaacctaatttgcataaattcgtgacgtcagctgaaaaccaagaataccaGTTTCATGACAtctgacaattttaatttttggagTTTGCAATTTAAGTGTTTTAGCTACGGTGAACTCAATAAATTATGTCATTATTATCTATTATCTATCTTCACATCTCTGCCCAGGACTCACTGTGACCCAGGGTACTAACATATGTAAAACACACAATATTTTCAGACCTCCGTTTAAGATCACAGTTATATAATATTTAGCAATTCTTCACCGAAGTGGAGATGGCTAATGGTGGATAGTTACCGGGCCACGAAGCCCTCATTTAGCTAACACTAAAAGCGGAACTCCCGCCCTTAAGTTATTCTTACATAatgttaacctggcttgagcctgtgatgaattgaaatcaagagtGTTGTCGAAACCTGAAAcgaaaacagctgacctcgatgagctttaacttgagcccgcgatatggtcacttTATACTGGTGAGCGGACACCTTGtgttgacaggtgtcaattgaccataacatggatgtccaacaTCAAACATGcacgctgtaaactagctggacattgccagaaattagggacaagatggcggttgcgcgtgcgcactaaggccataatggctgcgaattcgtacaagaaaatgtatggagataaggaaacttgttcaaatatatcgattatgagcttacggatcttcggtgcccgactcgaaacatgttaagtgctgtgtaaccttcgcatctgggttaaaaatggctaattagaagtaggtttacttacttcccgaagtggccactttcatctctcgttgtacgctccatttctccatacattgtcttaaaatcttgccgaagtcatgcgaaatactcgtcgattagaggataaacccttcactgaagtaaatttgcccgactcgatatcacttctgcgatgtaagatgtttccgaaacggtcgtaaaaaggacgatttttgcactgcaaaatacttccaaaggcgctttattttgtccattttccatctgtagtccagtaatggacgccatatttgcgaatgacccatttcggtcagacaaggaaaagggaaagcttcacaactccaaacttcacctgatcgtcattttgtttgttgctataaatccacagatgtttcacgggatataaactaggttccaggctttcaaaaatccacGATTGGCATACtaggcttggttttaatggaagtatatacgcgggaaaattaaaaacaattccacgaaatatagctttgcttacctcatataaaacaaaatgtctgagattcttgagagttacaagAACGAAATatagaatgggcactaaagatatgaacagaatttcctcttcaagTTCAGTGAAGTACAGTTTACTGCGTCCTGTTTTCTTCCTatcagccgctcggcctggtagacacctaaaattttcttggaagatgtttttttcttgcctttttcttcgtaaaacagatccacagagctcaaattatttaaaatatcgtaggggatacgttttccctgactgggataaactttgtccgccattttgaaaatgagattccgc is a window of Montipora capricornis isolate CH-2021 chromosome 13, ASM3666992v2, whole genome shotgun sequence DNA encoding:
- the LOC138028598 gene encoding uncharacterized protein: MVLCVIPGCGSRTGRDKGVGFYRIPTVVTNKGEFEEKLTKERRKEWIKAISRGDTEEKQVLESERVCGKHFVSGKPAPYWNRYHEDWIPTLNLGKKKYGPEVDFKTNAQRSERAKKREQLAIARQEREVAEKRQKLNESSLPVSEIDFGEPSTSTEQIQNEETLRSGAETFSVTQTEELCEGEEIASEVGVKDAECQTINTDTKEGWCQTAEFEYMFQKNKYQAPGKDFFDSDNKVRFYTGLPSMEVLMVVFDHVSPHVTRQTQSLDRFQEFMIVLMKLRLNAPLQDLAYRFSVSVSTISRVFHLWIQVMDSRLFRFVYWPNRDQLWKTMPQCFQYAFGKKTTVIIDCFEVFIEKPSNLLARAQTFSSYKNHNTIKVLVGITPQGTISYVSEAWGGRVSDKFLTENCGFLENLIPGDMVMADRGFTITESVGLRQAKLVIPAFTRGKAQLDPVDVEETRGIANVRIHVERVIGLLRRKYTILEGTLPTDFLICNHENYDRRIPLVDHMIRVCAALVNFCPPIVLFD
- the LOC138030256 gene encoding uncharacterized protein, which encodes MDEFKGQNPESPEDILQRIPVLSSYAKGLENHIKERYLKKISVVGVDPAALPSEQLSPECLPPIEVSDLLSYLVLETSHYTNKQFKAFKSLQAYNQMVSGFVASVNGKEIADKFVVVAKVRHSQSMRDPLVNIWIITEKDGTIVSAHCLDCKAGLGETCSHVASALFYIEAITRIQGKLACTQVKCTWVLPTYVNEVPYARAKDIDFSSAQKLKTILDRKIESLPPNAGEEKKTTTIEQPREQHFGSTPPSDREMEEVYAKLNKCSNKAVALSLIDPYANQFIDESRTLPSISDLFQTKNLDLQYPELLKLCTNITLNISEAHINKVEINSRTQANGSGFFRHRAGRIGASVSSAVFHTNLAQPSQSLIRTICYPSLYKVNTKAVRHGQKHESDAIKAYEAAVKANHADLEVKKCGLFINKGKAFLHATPDFLVSCSCCGNGCGEVKCPFIIKDGNFDDYIQRKNSCLEKVNGQYRLKKTHAYYFQAQQQLFSVPNVKYCDFVVYAIDKMKNIHLVVLRIYPDVEHWDRVLPKLEIFWTICILPEILGRWYTRRCTVPVKLPDKDAICFCRMKRDVQSILCSNEDCPYSEFHPSCLSLTSVKMPKTWYCPHCCRLPQFKKRGGTRKVSYAALNQAAMKCDSICICKSKPFPTDKLVEWHGECCKNGKFFHLPCLHLKRMPNNHKTTWKCSECKKGFPVPATTCSSSSDSSSSDDDIDIAITKVCPGETDKTGAFAKMTDSHFDLITSPTGWLDCDIIQQAQVLLQLENTAIDGFQRPTLGPVRNFDVVSSEFVQILHTGNSHWVCISSVGCLPGHVNLYDSLYDSVLSQEIEEQANDLLGGRLEVLNPMPVQQQRNGSDCGVFAIAFSTCLVFGEDPTFANFDVLRMRSHLAACLRNGRMSLFPSF